The genomic DNA AGACTGGATGACGATCTACTTGGGGCTAGAGCTCTGAGAGAACTAGTGGCAGAGGTAGATGGGGGTTGGAGTGTTGAGATAGAGCGAATTCGACCTGCTGCAAGTGTTGGACTGCCCTTCTCACTTGTAGACGCCGATGAGCTCGGCCGAGGCGGATATCTCTGATTTTTCGATGGCGACAAGCCGACTACAACTTGTCATCAATATTCCAGCCATAAACAGAAATTTGAAAATATTTTCGACGTACCTTTCGCCATACCCCTCGCCAAATCTCttgctccaccacctccaatCTCCACACCTACTTTTGCTgcgatcttcttctccgcaCCACTCTTTACGAGCCCATGTACCAACTCTTTTGcgatctcctccttttttgcACGATCGATCTCGCGGATGGTCGCCTCAAAGACTGCGTAAACAGGGCGGTGATCGGACGTCATGAGTTCGGCGCGGGTGTACTCATGTAAACGGAGAGCGGAGCCTTTGAACAAGACTCGATCTGATGGGTGATAAGTCAATATCATCAGTGAAAAAGGGGATCAGAACCATACCTGTCCAAGCGGGGATTCTCTGCTTCTCACTCGTATCATAACTGTCCGTTCCATTATCGCTACCCCAGCCGTCAGCTCAATTTCAAACAACCTTCATTCAATACTCACTACTTGTAAGTTGGTCTGATATGTTGCAACCAGCATATCAGCATTTTTTTCATAGGAGAGTCTCTTATGACTTACGGGAACCGGATCGGTCCTTCATCGTACCCCATAAACACCTCTCCAGCGTCCATGGCTTTCAACAATTGATCTGCGCCGAGCAAAGCATCTAAACTGTTGGCCTTTACGAGGTCTCTTACTTCAAGATTAGGGAGCGAAACACGGTAATTCTGCGGAAGACGAGATCAGCATGTGTTACTCTTTTGGCAGGGTGTCCAGCGGTTGTACGGAAGCAGAGAAATTCACGTACAAAATCTGCCGCCCAAATAATGATCCTATGTCCCAAGTGCTCATCAGCCTCCCACCAGCTCACACCACATTACATCGCACAGAAGCGACCGAAAATCCAAGCACTCACTCATGATCTTCAATAACTTTCCCCCTCAAGAACCTTGTACCGCCTACGACCGTCCTCCAATCCGCATTTCTGTCACCTACATTCGAATGTCCTGCTGCCAGATGGCAAGTCACAAAACAAACTGTTGAGTCATACAGGTTTAACCGGATTGCTACACCGCCTTTGTTACCGCTTAAGCCCTGAAGACCGGTCTATTCATTGGCAGTCATTAGTTCTGATGCTCTGCGGTAGGAAGTCGGGAAGTAAGGGACAAGGGCAGGGCGAGGAGTAAGAGTAGAAACAAGATCAAAGCTAACCTTTTTAGTAGCACTTTCAACATTCCGTATATGCGGAACAAGATGCTTTTTCACAACAATGATCAAAGCCGTGCCGACGAGCTGATCACCTCTAAACAGCACATAATCCGAatctttccctcctttccGCATCGCAAACGTATCCATGATGAATTTTTCCCACATACGTTTCTTAGCGGGGTCGGTTTGTAAGATTTGGCCAGCGGTTAGTTCGACAATTTCTTGAAAGGCAATCATGTAGATATCGGGTCTAGGCGGAGTTAAGGGGTTAGTTTGGGTGTATAGACTGGTCAGTTAAAGAGGGATAGAGCTTACTCGGGGGTATCTTTCAAGGAAGGAACAGGTCAGTCTAAttttggaaaagaaggcagTTTCGCGTACCAGGAGGGAAGAGCCATGAATCCAGCGCCTCATTGGGAGCCTTTACATCTTTATTCAGCATAAGTTTCTCTTTTATCGAAGTGGCTTCACCTTTCCATTAAGATTCCACGTTccagagaagatggtgaccTTTCTAGTCGACGAATACTCATTCGCCCTACAGAACCCATCACAGATATGTTAGTCAGCTTGATACCTGATGACAGCCTGAAGAGTCGGGGTAAGGGACAACGACTGACCTCGTTGCTAACGCCGCTTGAACAGACTCGCTTATGGGATCAAAAAGAATGACAGGTCTTTGACCCGCCATCATTCCCTAAATACCTCCATCAGCAATTCCTATTTCCACACTTGATTTCACTATGCTCAAACTCACCAAAAGCATATCAATGGCCGCCTGCTTCCCTTTATCTTGAAAATTATTTATATACGCTCTCCCTACACTCTTCGTCGCATCGCTTAACAAACCAGCAAAAGTCTTTTTCCCACTCCTCGTCGCAGAGGTGTTGATAGCGCCCGTGCCGGCGTAGATTTTGGATAAGCGATCACCGTTGTCGGCCCAGAGCTCGCGGTGGGCGGACCAGAGGgttggggaggagagaagaggggaggacagggaggagaggaaggaggtgatggtgagtgTGGAAAGGACGTCTTGGACGTAATTTGTTCTGTCGAGGCTATCATTCATTGTTAATAGGTTCCTTCGTACCATGTCAAACGAAAAGGATGATGCCAATTATGACAGCGGCTTACCAGTCTAGACAGTTTACCCGGAAAACACCTTGCTGCTCTTCCACTACATCTCCATTATCCATATCCACTACCGTCCACCCAAATCTCTCCCTACTACTCACCACCTCCCTCAGGCTCCTATCCAAATCGTATCTTACTTTATCATGCCCACCCAGCCTCACCGCAGAGTGAAAATCATAGGGGGACAATTCTAACGTCCCACGAGGTGCGGCGTTCATAcgttctttttcttctgggGGTGCTTTGTCAAGAGCACATTTGAGCGATGTAAGATGGGAGGAGTATGCTTGAGATAGCATAGATTCAGCATCTTTCTGGCCCAGAAGGTTGATAGCGTGAATGGAGCTGTATTCTGATAATAGCTCGAGGAAATGTTTGTCGAATGCTGGCTGAGTCGCTTGTGGTGGCTGCAGTCGTCGAGTtagcatcatcatcacgTTGTAAAAGATGTCCGGCTTACCCTGGTGATCTCAACTCTTTGTTGCAATGTGCCCAACCCTGCATTAGGTTGTTGCCAGAAAAGAGGTACACTTCCTCTCACCTGCACATAGCTCATACACACGCCCTCCAAGGCTAGCAGGACTTCGGTCTCCACAAAGTTGGCTACTTGGCCATCGTCATCGATTCCTCTCGTACGGAATCGTGCTCCAGCTCGCTTCCAGCTGAGCCTGCTGATCATCCCCAGAGCAGAATTGGATGATCTCCCAGTATGGATTGGAAGGGACCCGCAGAATCCCTGGATGATAGGTATGAGCATGGCTTGGTCGTCTAGGTTCTGGCGCATCTCTTCGCCGAGACCTTTTCTAAAGTCGAGGAACGGTTCCAACAGACTCTTGTTCCAGACAAACCTCTCGTCGAAATCCTCCAAAGGGTGACCACCACCGGAACTCGATTGTTGTTCTTTGACCCAGTTGGAAGAGCTTGATAGACGAGATGAAATATCCCATTTGCAGTCTTgagcaaaaaagaaggatcCTGATTCGAGATACTTTTTCATTCCGCTACATGGATGTTGAAGGCCTGCTTGTTGTGCTGCCGACATTTGGGTAGAATTACCTCCAGCAGCGGCATATGTCGCACTGACTTCGTCATATTCATCGTCATAGCCGTAATCAAGAGACCTGGCAGCGTTGGTAAGTTCGGGTTGGTCCcagaagggagaggaaagagagtGGAATTCAACAGAGATAATCCGAGAAGGctggagggaagaagatgggatgagaggcggaagagaaATTGAATGAGTCAGAAGGAGTAAGAAGATTTCTGGGATTGGAGATCGTTCTACAAATTGTTCGTTAGTATCGATTGTTTGATTCAGGTCGGAAGAGACCTACCGCTAGGTACGCTGACAACTCCCAATACTCCATCCGCCCTTCCTTTTACCTTGATGAGGTCATTATAGtctacttcttccaaaGGGAGAAACTCTGCCACTACCACGCCTCTGGACGCCTTGGActcggaagaggatggttgTCGGAACACGAGGGCATGAGAATCTGtaatgaggaagaaggcgcgAGGAGATGGGCGAAGGTATAGAGCGCCCGGCATTCTTGGGCGCGCCTTGTAGGAAGTATACCTGTGGGGGCTGCCGAATTAATAATTGAGACTATAGGAAGGCAGGAAGATGTTATTATCCACTTCGATGTACCCGTACGGCTTTGGAGTGCCGGCGCGCTCCTCGGCCAGTGGCGCAGAAGAAGCCCCCTCGGACTGGCCCATCCCAATGTTGATTTCTTTAGACAGTTACGTAACGGTGGACGTAATGTTTGAACGCGTCGGTGGACGATGGCATCAAACATCGCAGACCGGTCGTTCTCGTCGAGTCTGTCATTAATGGCTTTCCGGTCCCCGTTTCTCCCGTCTCGTTGTGCCCGAATACCTCACCACAAAAAGGGAACATGGACGGTTTAATTACTGGTATTACGTCGTACCCATATCTTGCGTCCCTTAACCAAGCTCAATTGAAAGGTTCGTCTTGAGCTGTCATCCCACCAGTCTCGCATCTCGCTTCTTGCTAAATTTACTTAATCAAAACAGCCGTTACTGCAAGCCCTTCAGTCCCTCTGCAAATCCTTGCCGGACCAGGATCTGGAAAAACCAGGGTCCTCACCTGTCGTGTCGCCTATCTGGTACAGCATCATAAATACTCGCCAAATGAGATCGTCGCGGTTACTTTCACCAACAAATCGGCTAATGAGATGCGAAAGAGGCTGCAGAAGTTACTTGGGGATAAGCAAGCTGATCAATTGGTACTAGGTAAGTTGGAGTTGCTGGAGAAGCTTTGTACTTATACGGATTTAGGTACATTCCACGCGACATGTGTCAAGTACTTGAGAAGGTACGGCAAATTGATTAATCTGTCCAACAACTTTGTAATCGCCGATGCTGAAGACTGGTACGTATACATTTTCCGTCGGATCATTACTATAGATACCATTCTGAATCATAATTAGCAAGAAAATCATGAGTGGTATACTGAAAAGCCGAAAAGCTGCATTAGATGAAGCATCAATGTCTCTGAAAGAAGGAGTCGTCTTATCAGAAATATCCAAAGCTAAAGCAAAAGGGGAGCCGCCGGAGGCTATGGCAATACGCGCCGCGCAAAATAAGAATGCTTTCACAAATACGCTTGCGGTCATCGCAGACCTCTACGAAGAGTACCAACTCGCCCTGACAGAGGCGAATTCGTTGGACTTTGACGACTTGCTGCTGTATGCCCTGCGACTATTCAAAGAAGCGCCTAGAGTGGTAGAGAACATACGGCATATCTTGGTGGACGAGTTCCAAGTGAGTAAATGCTTTAGCCTGTGTTTCTCAACATTCAAGATCACTTTCGCTAACATTACGAAGGATACTAACACAACACAATACGAGCTCTTGAAACGCTTTGCAAAAGCTCATAAAGGCGTGAGCGTCGTTGGAGACCCGGATCAGTCGATCTATGGCTGGCGTTCTGCAGAGATTGAGAACTTGAACAAGATGACGAAGGGTAAGTCCTTCTCTGGTTCTGTGTAGTTGCTCTACTAATCGCCCATAATGCTTAGATTTCCCTGGTGTAGAAGCGATCTATTTGGAAGAAAACTACAGGTCCACCGGATCCATTCTTGATGCTGCCCACGCCATCGTTTCCCAAGGTTAGCTCCTTACTATCCGAGAAAAAATCTATGCAGTGCTCAATATTGCTTTCAGATCGCCAGCGAATACAAAAGAGTCTTTTCACTTCCCACCCCAAAAGCGCTCCTGTTACCCTTAAAGTCTTTAGTACTCCCGTCATCGAAGCGAGCTTCATTTCCACCGAGATCAAGCGCCTCATTGCATATTCTGGTGGTCTACTGAGATACGATGACTTTGCCATTCTCTGTGAGCTCTACAACCCCCGGGACATCTGATACACCAGTTGGCTGATAACGCCTAATGGATAGTACGTTACAATGCCTTGTCTCGGGTGATAGAATCTTCCCTCCAAAAGGATAGTATCCCCAACCGTATTGTTGGAGGGCACAAGTTCTTTGAACGAATGGAAATCAAGGATTTGTTGGCGTATCTTCAGCTGGCCGATAATCCGGGCTTCAACGTGAGTCTCGTGTTCCTCTGACTAAATGGTCATGGGGCTTTGATTTGTTAGATCGATAGCTGAACAGTGATTCTTTTACCCAGCCTGCGTTTGTACGAGTTGTCAATGTCCCCAAACGCTCCATCGGGGACAAGGTAAGCCGCCCAGCTCATCGAGACTTTCCAAGAAAACGTCCGAGGCTGACAACTCATTTTTAGACCCTCACAGATATCCTAAGTACAGCGAAGTCAATGAAGATATCCCCCATGCAGTTATGTGAGCGGGTCACAGATGGCGAAGGCATACCTGCAAACATCAAACCGGgcgtgaagaagagtcttGCGAACTTTGTCGGTGTGATCAGGAAACTAAGACGAGCAGCGGAAGGTGTAAGTGTTTTCGTCCCTGTCCCGATTCCCTTACCATCAACATCACGTTTCGTTTGCGGATTAGACAACGGATCATTGATGTCTGACGCTCAATGAATTGAACGCAGGGTGCATCTGTGGCCGACCTGATCAAAATGGTCATCGAGAAAGTCAATTATGAAGATTATCTCCGTACTTCGCAGCCGGATTGGGACTCCAGATGGGAAAATGTCAAGGAACTGGTTAGTTCTCCCccaaccttccttcttttcctacATCATCGTGTTCCCCTATGGCCATGGTTGACTGACCTCGAGAATGGCAATTCACAGATTTCATACAGTGTCACTGTCGCTGAAGAGCAAGCTCGTTTATCTGGATCCGAATATGGGATTGCTCctgaagaaagaggattCATGCCGGCCAATTCTGCAGCTGTTGAGGCTATGGTGAACGAGGCAtatgaaagaggaaaaggaaaagaagtcAAGCAGGATGGAGATACGAGGCGggtaaaagaagaaaaacgGGTACACCCCATGTTTAGGCGCCAGGCAAGCGGGAGTGACAAGGGTAGTCAGGGACTTGATACGTCCTCGGCAGCGAGGAGTCGGAGTAGGAGCGATTCAAGTGCTGTGGATAGCAAAAGAATACcgcggaagaagggttcTGTAAAGACGAATGAAAGGCATGATGGGGTGATAGAATTGCTTTcgagtgatgaggaagaaaacGATATCAAGCCAGATGTAAAGTCGAAGAAAGAAGTTGTCGATGGAGTTAAGCAGATCAATGTGGCCGATGCCCCCTCTGATTCGGTGGAATCACTAGCCAACGCACCTGATAAGTGAGTGTTCCGTTCATTACCCATCGCATATGAAACAACATTGCTGATTGTGGTTGGATTCAGTTTGACGCCCCTGGCATACTTCCTTCAAACTTCCATGTTATCGACGGATACTGAATCAGGTCAAGATGATGCTTCTACACCCGTGAGTTTGTACTTTAGAACCTCCATGCAAATAAGAGGGTAATCCTGATGACTGGAATGGCAGAAAGTCACGATCATGACTGTCCATGCTGCAAAAGGTCTCGAATGGCCTGTGGTCTTTATACCTGCTGGTAggcctctttcctccctttcATTTCCCAGAGACGAGTGTAGTCTGACTTCTGATTTCCCGGTGTAGTCGAGCAAGGTACCTTCCCTTCTTATCGTTGCACCGAACCTCATGAAATAGCAGAAGAACGACGATTACTCTACGTCGCTATGACTCGAGCGCAAAGTTTCTTGGTGGGTTAGAATTCAAGTAGTCACGATCAACACGACAGACTGGCTGATAGACACTAGACAATGTCGTATTGTCAGTTCAGAATGATGGGCGGGGAAGAGAACAACAAAGAGGCTAGTGAGTTTTTGGGGGATGTTATGCGGCATCAGCCGGTATGTAAATGGATATATTCCCATGATTTGCTCTCAAACTGATGAATGGTTATTCAACGACAGGCTTTATTAGCAACCGACCAGCCTAACGTGGATACGGTCGTGAGGAAGCACATGTCTGCCATGCTATGTCGACCTATGCCTGATGAGGATCTGACGAAAGACATGATCATGAAGCAGTAAGTAATATTTCCTTTCCTTATCGATACTGCCGTCCATGTTTCTGATTTAACACCATTTAGTGTTCGTGCAGCCCCTCCCCTGAGTACTTGGGATCCACCTGAGCGTTCTTCATGgggagagaagatcaaCCGCTTTGCTCGTCGGGATGTCACCAAGGCTGCTCGTGCGACTGAATACTGGGCATCAGACGTTGACGAGTACGCCCTCCCGTCCGATTCATTGtctgcctccacctcttccccatATACAACTAGCTTTACCTCTGCTCGAATGAACTCCGGCCTTTCCAGACCGCCGGCCGCGTTGCCGATGGCGCCCCAAAAGAAACCTCCTCCGCCATCTGTAAAATCTGCCAACAGACATATACCACCTACAATGCCGTTCACATTTAATACAAAGGAGGAAATAAAGGAGGAAACATCATTAGACTCATTAATGAGTGGGGGTAATAAGAGTTtagagatgatggcggGGCTAGGTTTGCCCGCTGATCTACCTCCTGATCTTGTCGGGCCCTCCGCTGGCGCGGGCGGTGAATtggcaggaagaggatcgCTTGAGGTTGccagaggaaagaagagactggggatgggaagacCAGCGCCATGGGGAAGCAAAAAGCCTCGAAAATAATTATAATTTATTGCAGTATCACTTGTTGTATTGTAAGACCTTTGTATATGCATGGCATACTCGTCAACCTTCCTTCATACTCTTATATAACTCTAGAAAGTTGCCAACACTGCGGAAAGAAATGACATTAAGTATTATCCCTGAACAAATAATCTATATACCTCTCAGCCTACGGATATTAACGACCAATCCTCTACGTTGCTTCCGTACACGCACCGACTTTCGAGAACTTCTAATTATATTCACATCCGCCCCTTGATAGCTTTGGTAATTTTCCTGGCGTAGATAAGGCCGAAGCCAGTGGCGATCGGTAAAGCCGAAACAAGAAGCCAAAATCCGACAAAcaagaggatgggaagcCAGAAGAGGTAAAGCATTCGATCGCCTGCCATACATTGTCAGCATCATGGACTTTATAGCAACAGAAAGGCAAAGACTTACGCTTGACGTGGTTCACAACATTGTCTGGGGATGCACTATCCGATCTCTTGGCTGACACCATAGTCGCACCACCAAGCCCGGACGCACTGGCtgattttcttcttctgcttttgCTACCATTCTTCAcgccttcctcatcttctctacccttctttcttccttcaccttctgcATCCATATCTAGTTCTGTA from Cryptococcus neoformans var. neoformans JEC21 chromosome 3 sequence includes the following:
- a CDS encoding ATP-dependent DNA helicase pcra, putative; this encodes MDGLITGITSYPYLASLNQAQLKAVTASPSVPLQILAGPGSGKTRVLTCRVAYLVQHHKYSPNEIVAVTFTNKSANEMRKRLQKLLGDKQADQLVLGTFHATCVKYLRRYGKLINLSNNFVIADAEDCKKIMSGILKSRKAALDEASMSLKEGVVLSEISKAKAKGEPPEAMAIRAAQNKNAFTNTLAVIADLYEEYQLALTEANSLDFDDLLLYALRLFKEAPRVVENIRHILVDEFQDTNTTQYELLKRFAKAHKGVSVVGDPDQSIYGWRSAEIENLNKMTKDFPGVEAIYLEENYRSTGSILDAAHAIVSQDRQRIQKSLFTSHPKSAPVTLKVFSTPVIEASFISTEIKRLIAYSGGLLRYDDFAILLRYNALSRVIESSLQKDSIPNRIVGGHKFFERMEIKDLLAYLQLADNPGFNPAFVRVVNVPKRSIGDKTLTDILSTAKSMKISPMQLCERVTDGEGIPANIKPGVKKSLANFVGVIRKLRRAAEGGASVADLIKMVIEKVNYEDYLRTSQPDWDSRWENVKELISYSVTVAEEQARLSGSEYGIAPEERGFMPANSAAVEAMVNEAYERGKGKEVKQDGDTRRVKEEKRVHPMFRRQASGSDKGSQGLDTSSAARSRSRSDSSAVDSKRIPRKKGSVKTNERHDGVIELLSSDEEENDIKPDVKSKKEVVDGVKQINVADAPSDSVESLANAPDNLTPLAYFLQTSMLSTDTESGQDDASTPKVTIMTVHAAKGLEWPVVFIPAVEQGTFPSYRCTEPHEIAEERRLLYVAMTRAQSFLTMSYCQFRMMGGEENNKEASEFLGDVMRHQPALLATDQPNVDTVVRKHMSAMLCRPMPDEDLTKDMIMKHVRAAPPLSTWDPPERSSWGEKINRFARRDVTKAARATEYWASDVDEYALPSDSLSASTSSPYTTSFTSARMNSGLSRPPAALPMAPQKKPPPPSVKSANRHIPPTMPFTFNTKEEIKEETSLDSLMSGGNKSLEMMAGLGLPADLPPDLVGPSAGAGGELAGRGSLEVARGKKRLGMGRPAPWGSKKPRK